The following are encoded in a window of Impatiens glandulifera chromosome 5, dImpGla2.1, whole genome shotgun sequence genomic DNA:
- the LOC124938242 gene encoding rRNA 2'-O-methyltransferase fibrillarin 2-like, which produces MRPPRGRGGPRGGGRSDGGGRGRGGFGGRGGGRGGDRGGFGGRGGRGGRGRGGGRGGGGGGMKGGNRVVVEPHRHEGVFIAKGKEDALCTKNMVPGEAVYNEKRVSVQNEDGTKVEYRVWNPFRSKLAAAILGGVDEIWIKPGARVLYLGAASGTTVSHVSDLVGPGGVVYAVEFSHRSGRDLVNMAKKRTNIIPIIEDARHPAKYRMLVGMVDVIFSDVAQPDQARILALNASYFLKAGGHFVISIKANCIDSTVPAEAVFAQEVKKLQADQFKPIEQVTLEPFERDHACVVGTYRVPKKVKVAAAV; this is translated from the exons ATGAGGCCACCAAGAG GACGTGGTGGACCAAGGGGCGGTGGCCGTAGCGATGGCGGCGGTAGAGGAAGAGGAGGTTTCGGTGGCCGCGGTGGCGGACGAGGAGGTGACAGAGGTGGTTTCGGCGGCCGCGGCGGAAGGGGTGGAAGAGGTAGAGGCGGAGGtcgtggaggaggaggaggaggaatgAAGGGAGGTAACAGAGTAGTTGTTGAGCCTCATAGACATGAAGGAGTGTTTATTGCTAAGGGAAAAGAGGATGCGCTTTGCACCAAAAACATGGTTCCTGGAGAAGCAGTATATAACGAGAAGAGGGTTTCTGTTCAGAATGAAGATGGAACAAAGGTTGAATACAGGGTCTGGAATCCCTTCAGATCTAAGTTAGCTGCTGCCATTCTTGGTGGAGTTGATGAAATTTGGATT AAACCTGGAGCTCGAGTATTGTATCTTGGTGCAGCATCTGGAACCACCGTTTCTCATGTCTCTGACCTTGTTGGGCCT GGAGGGGTTGTCTATGCTGTTGAGTTTTCTCACAGGAGTGGTAGAGATCTTGTGAACATGGCAAAGAAAAGAACAAACATCATACCCATCATTGAAGATGCTAGACATCCAGCAAAATACAGAATGCTTGTTGGAATGGTAGATGTGATATTCTCAGATGTTGCACAGCCTGATCAG GCTAGAATATTAGCTCTGAATGCTTCCTATTTCTTGAAAGCTGGTGGCCATTTTGTCATTTCAATCAag GCAAACTGCATAGATTCAACCGTTCCAGCAGAGGCAGTGTTTGCTCAAGAAGTAAAGAAGTTGCAAGCAGATCAGTTCAAACCAATAGAGCAGGTCACTCTTGAGCCATTTGAGCGTGATCATGCTTGTGTTGTCGGCACCTATCGTGTCCCAAAGAAGGTGAAAGTGGCTGCTGCTGTGTAG
- the LOC124937991 gene encoding protein NUCLEAR FUSION DEFECTIVE 4-like, with the protein MGWVGEKFRSFINNRWLVFVAAMWVQSVAGIGYLFGSISPVIKTSLNYNQKQIARLGIAKDLGDSVGFLAGTLCEFLPLWAALFVGALQNFVGYGWVWLIITGRAPPLPLWAMCILIFVGTNGETYFNTAALVSCVQNFPKSRGPVVGILKGFAGLGGAILTQIYAVIHSPDHASLIFMVAVGPAMVVIALMFIIRPVAGHRQVRASDGLCFSFIYSVCLILAAYLMGVMLVEDLIDLNHSIVVIFTLGLFVLLVIPVVIPIVLSIFMPKDSSEAVPLLPERHKAETSYSVHDEVIFSEMEDEKSSDVDLLPSSERQKRIAQLQVKLAQAAAEGAVRLKRRRGPRRGEDFTLTQALIKADFWLIFFSLLLGSGSGLTVIDNLGQMSQSLGYDNTHIFVSLISIWNFLGRVGGGYFSEMVVRDYAYPRPVAMAVAQVIMAVGHVFFAFGWPGDMYIGTLLIGLGYGAHWAIVPATASELFGLKKFGALYNFLTLANPAGSLVFSGIIASGIYDREAERQRHVNTGSHGFGLLTLNGGEEPLKCEGTICFFLTSMIMSGFCVIAVVLSMILVRRTKVVYANLYGRTRT; encoded by the exons ATGGGTTGGGTAGGGGAGAAATTTCGTAGCTTTATCAACAATAGATGGCTCGTCTTTGTGGCGGCAATGTGGGTTCAATCTGTTGCAGGGATTGGCTATCTTTTTGGTAGCATATCGCCGGTCATTAAGACTTCCCTTAATTACAATCAAAAACAGATCGCCCGTCTTGGGATCGCTAAGGACCTTGGAGATAGTGTTGGGTTCTTGGCCGGTACTCTCTGCGAATTCTTACCTCTATGGGCAGCTCTTTTCGTCGGTGCTCTTCAGAATTTTGTCGGCTATGGTTGGGTTTGGCTTATTATTACCGGCAGAGCTCCTCCTTTGCCTCTCTGGGCT ATGTGCATTCTCATATTTGTGGGAACAAACGGGGAAACATACTTCAACACAGCAGCTCTAGTCTCATGTGTACAAAATTTCCCCAAAAGCAGAGGCCCTGTAGTCGGTATTCTGAAAGGATTTGCCGGTTTGGGTGGAGCAATCCTAACTCAGATATACGCAGTCATCCACAGCCCCGATCACGCCTCACTTATATTCATGGTCGCGGTCGGACCAGCCATGGTCGTTATCGCCCTCATGTTCATCATCAGACCTGTCGCCGGTCACAGACAAGTCAGAGCATCCGACGGATTATGTTTCTCCTTTATCTATAGCGTTTGTCTTATATTAGCAGCTTACTTGATGGGAGTCATGCTCGTTGAAGACCTCATCGATCTTAACCACTCGATCGTTGTGATCTTCACCTTAGGTTTGTTCGTACTACTCGTGATCCCCGTCGTTATTCCTATCGTTTTGAGCATTTTCATGCCAAAGGACTCTTCAGAAGCGGTTCCTTTATTGCCCGAGAGGCATAAAGCGGAGACGAGTTATTCTGTTCATGACGAGGTTATATTCAGCGAGATGGAAGACGAGAAATCGAGTGATGTAGACTTGCTGCCTTCGTCGGAGAGGCAGAAGAGGATAGCTCAGCTCCAGGTGAAACTGGCGCAGGCGGCTGCGGAAGGAGCAGTTAGGTTGAAGAGGAGACGCGGCCCTCGACGAGGGGAGGATTTCACTTTGACGCAGGCTTTGATAAAGGCGGATTTCTGGCTTATATTCTTCTCGCTTTTGTTAGGATCTGGTTCTGGTTTAACCGTGATCGATAATTTGGGTCAGATGAGTCAGTCTCTGGGCTATGATAATACACATATATTCGTGTCTTTGATTAGCATTTGGAATTTTTTGGGTCGGGTTGGCGGCGGTTATTTCTCGGAAATGGTTGTTAGGGACTACGCTTATCCGAGGCCTGTGGCGATGGCGGTTGCTCAGGTTATAATGGCAGTTGGGCATGTCTTTTTCGCGTTTGGTTGGCCAGGGGATATGTATATTGGAACGTTGCTCATTGGACTCGGGTATGGTGCTCATTGGGCGATTGTGCCCGCGACTGCTTCCGAGTTGTTTGGTTTGAAGAAGTTTGGGGCTTTGTATAATTTTCTAACGTTGGCGAATCCGGCTGGTTCTTTGGTTTTTTCGGGGATTATTGCGAGTGGTATATACGATAGGGAAGCAGAGAGACAACGACATGTGAATACTGGTTCACATGGGTTTGGATTGTTGACACTTAATGGTGGGGAAGAGCCACTTAAATGTGAGGGTACTATATGTTTCTTCCTTACTTCGATGATAATGTCGGGTTTCTGCGTAATTGCGGTTGTTTTGAGCATGATTCTTGTACGCCGGACTAAGGTTGTTTATGCCAATTTATATGGGAGGACTAGGACTTGA
- the LOC124938279 gene encoding protease HtpX homolog gives MATTSLLSPVTVIPAVRFDGMRISVMMTTTTMKRNKNIHRAATCVCRASSLLTFRNLDADDFRHPLDKQNTLILRSIPGLNELGRALLGTVAEQVMLLENIGTSVLVSKNQLPELHELMNEAAEILNIEAPDLYVRQSPVPNAYTLAIGGKKPFVVVHTSLVELMTRKELQAVLAHELGHLKCDHGVWLTFANILTLGANTLPGVGGLIAQNLEEQLFRWIRAAELTCDRAALLVAQDPNVVISILMKLAGGCPSMADQLNVEAFLEQARSYDKASSSPIGWYIRNAQTRQLSHPLPVLRAREIDEWSRSGEFRNLMNRAIARINPT, from the exons ATGGCGACAACTTCTTTGCTTTCTCCGGTTACTGTTATTCCCGCCGTTCGTTTTGACGGAATGAGAATTAGCGtgatgatgacgacgacgaCGATGAAGAGGAACAAGAATATTCATAGAGCCGCGACTTGTGTTTGCCGAGCTTCATCGTTGTTGACATTTCGTAATCTCGACGCTGATGACTTCAGGCATCCTCTTGACAAACAA AATACGTTGATTTTGAGGTCAATTCCTGGATTGAACGAGCTTGGGAGGGCTTTGTTAG GAACTGTAGCTGAGCAGGTTATGTTACTTGAGAATATTGGAACATCTGTCCTTGTTTCTAAAAATCAG CTTCCTGAGCTTCATGAACTGATGAATGAGGCTGCTGAAATACTGAACATTGAGGCTCCTGATCTGTATGTTCGGCAAAGTCCTGTCCCAAATGCATATACGTTGGCTATAGGTGGGAAAAAACCATTTGTTGTTGTTCATACAAGCCTTGTGGAGCTTATGACCCGAAAAGAACTTCAA GCTGTTCTTGCCCATGAATTGGGTCACTTGAAATGTGACCATGGAGTATGGCTGACATTTGCAAATATTCTCACTCTCGGGGCTAATACTTTACCCG GCGTGGGTGGGTTGATAGCTCAGAATTTGGAAGAACAACTGTTTCGTTGGATACGAGCTGCAGAGCTTACTTGTGATCGTGCAGCCCTTCTTGTGGCTCAGGATCCAAAT GTTGTGATATCCATTCTGATGAAATTAGCTGGTGGGTGCCCGTCCATGGCTGACCAGCTAAATGTTGAAGCATTTTTGGAGCAAGCTCGATCATATGACAAAGCTTCTTCCAGTCCTATTGGCTGGTACATAAG aAATGCTCAAACGCGACAGCTTTCGCATCCTCTTCCAGTTCTACGTGCTCGAGAGATTGATGAATGGTCGAGGAGTGGAGAATTCAGAAACCTCATGAATCGTGCTATTGCTCGGATCAATCCTACTTAA
- the LOC124938441 gene encoding B2 protein-like has protein sequence MEGMHSLWELGNEHRSQVKASEDHKWLMAASSLAEQTRSKCERMNNLDLSKGLAEIRSNKIGYQDNENIKNMYFNMLNLEAKAMESINKSSFQNGSFNLNASIYQKSNANISAGKYSVNNLSKELNNNTSDFTSGNNTLDKRFKTLPTAETLPRNEVLGGYIFVCNNDTMQEDLKHQLFGLPPRYRDSVRAITPGLPLFLYNYTAHQLHGIFEATSFGGSNIDPTAWEDKKFKGESRFPAQVKIRIRKICKPLEEDAFRPVLHHYDGPKFRLELSVPETLDLLDLCEQAGV, from the exons ATGGAAGGGATGCACAGCTTATGGGAATTGGGGAATGAGCATCGTAGTCAAGTAAAAGCCTCGGAAGATCACAAATGGTTAATGGCTGCTTCCAGTCTTGCAGAGCAGACAAGGTCAAAGTGTGAGAGAATGAATAACCTGGATTTATCAAAGGGTCTAGCTGAAATAAGGTCAAATAAAATTGGATATCAGGATAATGAGAATATCAAAAACATGTATTTCAACATGCTTAATCTGGAGGCTAAGGCAATGGAAAGTATTAACAAGAGTTCCTTCCAAAATGGTTCGTTTAACTTGAATGCATCTATTTATCAGAAGAGCAATGCAAACATATCTGCAGGCAAGTACTCAGTTAACAACCTCAGTAAGGAGCTTAACAACAATACCAGTGACTTTACCAGTGGGAACAACACACTTGACAAAAGGTTCAAGACCCTGCCTACTGCCGAAACACTTCCAAGAAATGAAGTTCTCGGAGGTTACATATTTGTTTGCAATAATGATACCATGCAAGAAGATCTGAAGCATCAACTATTCG GTCTTCCACCTAGATATAGAGACTCTGTGCGAGCAATTACGCCAGGGTTGCCCTTGTTTCTGTATAATTATACTGCTCATCAGCTGCATGGTATCTTTGAG GCGACTAGTTTTGGAGGTTCCAACATAGACCCAACTGCTTGGGAAGACAAAAAGTTTAAAGGAGAATCAAGGTTCCCTGCACAG GTGAAAATTCGTATTAGGAAGATATGCAAACCGTTGGAGGAAGATGCTTTTAGGCCAGTTCTACATCATTATGATGGACCAAAGTTCCGTCTTGAGCTCTCAGTGCCCGAG ACATTGGACCTGCTAGATTTGTGCGAACAAGCTGGGGTGTAA